One Drechmeria coniospora strain ARSEF 6962 chromosome 01, whole genome shotgun sequence genomic region harbors:
- a CDS encoding putative 6-phosphofructo-2-kinase, producing the protein MNNSLPSSSQPSASPTISEPDQHLHLPPPAYRNGIPTSFSHAVPTAPVHVSSMAQALRMMDMTETPLTQSVNSTAPNSPRLPPRRQNSGSQTPRVRAHATTLNIPGMTRSRVSPDGRIPQRDVAAKLVIVMVGLPARGKSYITKKLQRYLSWQQHDSHIFNVGNRRRTAAGIKVSAKPTLAPEHDRLDPPVRAATILLNGVPAPDSIATLEPPEPTALTLDGAAGEEQEGLDQSAQFFDPKNEKAAAMRDQVAMDTLDELLDYLLNKGGAVGILDATNSTVKRRQQVVRHIKDREPKLGILFIESICEDQNLLEANMRLKLSGPDYRDKDPYKSLEDFKNRVAAYASAYVPLGAYEEANDLQYIQMIDVGRKLVQHRLKGFLSGGISNYLSSFNLAPRQIWITRHGQSVDNELGKLGGNSPITERGHCYGLALHKFITQKRKEWLMEQKSKMAQASFPPLPGDNTPPYPDMNQDLDEKNFCVWTSMLQRSVETAEYFDVDDDYDVKNWEMLNELNTGQFEGMTYDEIAKKYPDEFQKRANDKLNYIYPGVGGEGYLQIISRLRDMVREIERITEHLLIIGHRSVCRVLMAYFMDLTREDITDMDVPLGMLYSIEPKPYGIAFHAYRYDEPRGWFEEMPNYKPQKAARGTV; encoded by the exons ATGAACAACTCGCTTCCTTCATCGTCACAGCCGTCCGCCTCTCCTACCATTTCCGAACCAGACCAGCACCTTCATCTTCCCCCGCCGGCTTATCGAAATGGAATTCCGACCTCCTTTTCACACGCCGTCCCGACGGCGCCAGTGCATGTTTCGTCCATGGCACAGGCCCTACGAATGATGGACATGACCGAGACGCCGCTCACGCAGAGTGTCAACTCGACTGCTCCTAATTCTCCGCGCCT CCCCCCGCGTCGCCAGAATTCGGGCAGCCAGACACCCCGAGTTCGAGCCCATGCGACAACTCTCAACATTCCCGGCATGACTCGCTCGCGCGTCTCTCCCGATGGCCGAATCCCTCAGCGCGACGTCGCTGCCaagctcgtcatcgtcatggtCGGCCTCCCGGCTCGTGGCAAGTCCTACATCACCAAGAAGCTGCAGCGTTATCTGTCGTGGCAGCAGCACGACTCCCATATCTTCAACGTCGGAAACCGGAGACGAACGGCGGCGGGCATCAAGGTCTCTGCCAAGCCCACCCTCGCACCTGAGCACGACCGTCTCGACCCTCCTGTACGGGCCGCCACCATCCTGCTCAACGGCGTGCCGGCCCCCGACTCCATCGCGACTCTCGAGCCCCCGGAACCGACAGCCCTCACCTTGGACGGCGCGGCCGGGGAGGAGCAAGAAGGCCTCGACCAGTCCGCTCAATTCTTCGATCCCAAGAACGAGAAGGCTGCCGCCATGAGAGATCAGGTCGCCATGGACACGCTCGATGAGCTGCTCGACTACCTGCTCAACAagggcggcgccgttggCATCCTCGATGCGACAAACAGCACGGTGAAGCGGAGGCAGCAGGTTGTCCGCCATATTAAGGACCGCGAGCCCAAGCTTGGCATCCTCTTCATCGAGAGCATCTGTGAGGACCAGAATCTCCTCGAAGCCAACATGCGCCTCAAGCTCTCTGGTCCAGACTACCGCGACAAGGACCCCTACAAGTCCCTCGAGGACTTCAAAAACCGAGTGGCCGCCTACGCGAGCGCCTACGTTCCCCTCGGCGCCTACGAGGAGGCGAATGACCtccagtacatccag ATGATAGATGTCGGCCGAAAGCTTGTGCAGCACCGGCTGAAGGGCTTCCTAAGCGGCGGCATCAGCAACTACCTCTCCAGCTTCAACCTCGCCCCGCGCCAGATTTGGATTACTCGCCATGGTCAGAGCGTCGACAACGAGCTGGGAAAGCTGGGTGGCAACTCCCCCATCACCGAACGCGGCCATTGCTACGGCCTCGCCCTGCACAAGTTCATCACCCAAAAGCGAAAGGAGTGGCTGATGGAGCAGAAGAGCAAGATGGCCCAAGCGTCCTTCCCGCCGCTTCCCGGCGATAACACTCCTCCGTACCCAGACATGAACCAAGACCTGGACGAGAAGAACTTCTGTGTCTGGACCTCGATGCTGCAGCGAAGCGTTGAGACGGCCGAATACTTTGACGTGGACGACGACTACGATGTGAAGAACTGGGAAATGCTCAACGAGCTCAACACCGGTCAATTCGAGGGCATGACATACGACGAGATTGCGAAAAAGTACCCGGACGAGTTTCAGAAGCGTGCCAACGACAAGCTCAATTACATCTATCCCGGCGTCGGTGGTGAGGGTTACCTCCAAATCATCAGCCGTCTTCGCGACATGGTCCGAGAGATTGAACGCATCACGGAGCATCTCCTCATCATCGGCCATCGCTCCGTCTGCCGAGTCCTGATGGCCTACTTCATGGACCTCACACGGGAGGACATTACGGACATGGATGTGCCCCTCGGCATGCTCTACTCGATCGAGCCGAAACCGTACGGTATTGCCTTTCACGCCTACAGGTACGACGAACCCCGTGGCTGGTTCGAGGAGATGCCCAACTACAAGCCGCAGAAGGCTGCCAGAGGCACCGTCTAG
- a CDS encoding U3 small nucleolar RNA associated protein yields the protein MKIKALSRSVSSHQAPGSDVAKKPRNLDSALHPFERAREYQRAVNAVKLERMHAAPFIGQLGRGHVDGVYSIAKDPNSLQRFASGSGDGVVKVWDLTDRDETWHTTAHQNIVKGLEWTRDQKLLTCGADRTIKLFDPYNTPSEAAPISSWLGAGAFTSLSHHRSKNAFAAASSVISIYDLEKHTAAPEVLQWPTSTDTITNVSFNYVETSILASCSTDRSIVIYDLRTSTPVCKTILNFATNHIAWSPMEAFNMATASEDHNIYLFDMRRFDRALNVLKDHVAAVMDVEFSPTGEELVSASWDRTVRLWERNRGHSRDIYHTKRMQRVMTAKWTPDAKYILSGSDDGNIRLWRANASERQGVKSARHRQALEYNEALVNRFAHMPEVRRIKRHRHVPKVLKKAGEIKAEELKSIKRKDENERRHTKKQFERRKSEREKMVLAKEK from the coding sequence ATGAAGATCAAAGCACTCAGCCGCTCGGTGTCGTCGCACCAAGCGCCGGGCTCCGACGTTGCCAAAAAGCCGCGGAACCTCGACTCCGCACTGCATCCATTCGAGCGAGCTCGAGAGTATCAGCGTGCAGTCAATGCGGTAAAGCTCGAGCGGATGCACGCTGCGCCCTTCATCGGCCAGCTTGGGAGGGGCCATGTTGATGGCGTATACTCAATCGCCAAGGATCCAAACTCTCTGCAACGGTTCGCCAGTGGGAgtggcgatggcgtcgtcaAGGTCTGGGACTTGACGGACCGTGACGAGACTTGGCACACGACGGCGCACCAAAACATCGTCAAGGGGCTCGAGTGGACGAGAGACCAGAAACTTTTGACCTGTGGTGCCGACCGCACAATCAAGCTGTTTGATCCGTATAATACGCCCAGCGAAGCGGCGCCGATATCATCTTGGTTGGGCGCAGGCGCCTTCACCAGCCTCTCACACCACCGATCAAAAAATGCGTTCGCGGCGGCTTCGAGCGTCATATCAATCTATGATCTCGAAAAGCACACAGCGGCTCCCGAGGTACTCCAGTGGCCCACGTCAACCGATACCATCACCAACGTCTCCTTCAACTACGTCGAGACGTCCATCCTTGCTTCCTGCTCCACCGATCGCTCAATTGTCATCTACGACCTTCGGACCTCGACGCCTGTCTGCAAGACGATTCTGAATTTCGCCACGAACCATATAGCCTGGTCACCCATGGAGGCCTTTAACATGGCGACGGCTTCCGAGGACCACAACATCTATCTCTTTGACATGCGCCGCTTCGATCGCGCCCTCAACGTCCTCAAGGaccacgtcgccgccgtcatggacgTCGAGTTCTCCCCCACGGGCGAAGAGCtcgtctcggcctcctgGGATCGCACCGTTCGCCTCTGGGAGCGCAACCGCGGCCATTCTCGCGATATTTACCACACCAAGCGCATGCAGCGCGTCATGACCGCCAAGTGGACGCCCGATGCCAAGTACATCCTCTCGGGCTCGGACGATGGTAACATTCGACTCTGGCGTGCCAACGCCTCCGAGCGCCAGGGCGTCAAATCCGCCAGACACCGGCAGGCGCTCGAGTACAACGAAGCTCTTGTGAACCGCTTCGCCCACATGCCCGAGGTCCGCCGCATCAAGCGCCACCGCCACGTGCCCAAAGTGCTCAAGAAGGCTGGTGAGATAAAAGCAGAAGAGCTCAAGAGCATCAAGCGCAAGGATGAGAACGAGCGGCGGCACACCAAGAAGCAGTTTGAGAGGCGCAAGAGCGAAAGAGAAAAGATGGTGCTGGCCAAGGAAAAGTAA